Proteins encoded in a region of the Oscarella lobularis chromosome 17, ooOscLobu1.1, whole genome shotgun sequence genome:
- the LOC136197583 gene encoding piggyBac transposable element-derived protein 5-like yields the protein MAAKRSCRARTLQRMADFAIFDAFSDDDDDDDDDLLIDAEEDEPGYDIVFPSEWSDNFVHYPLMEFTSETEPAVDAPDDADALFFFHLFWTDQLLDLLVQNSNSYADSVEARLEKPGRTCCPISKREMKAFLGLSILMGVLRFPRLEDYWQTSCHYMKTNLSTVFSETRYKQISKCEIENCILYHQV from the exons ATGGCGGCCAAGCGTTCTTGTCGAGCGAGAACTCTCCAACGCATGGCTGATTTTGCTATTTTCGACGCTtttagcgacgacgacgacgacgacgacgacgacttgcttATCGATGCCGAAGAAG ACGAGCCAGGTTACGATATCGTTTTTCCATCAGAGTGGTCGGACAATTTTGTTCATTACCCTCTGATGGAATTTACCAGCGAAACAGAGCCGGCAGTTGATGCAcccgacgacgccgacgcgttGTTCTTTTTCCACCTGTTTTGGACCGATCAACTCCTCGACCTGCTTGTCCAGAACAGCAACTCTTACGCCGACAGCGTAGAAGCCCGTCTCGAAAAGCCAGGGAGAACCTGTTGCCCGATTTCCAAACGGGAAATGAAGGCTTTCCTTGGTCTTTCGATTTTGATGGGCGTTTTGCGTTTTCCTCGACTTGAGGACTACTGGCAGACGTCCTGTCATTACATGAAAACAAATTTGTCTACTGTATTTTCTGAGACCAGGTATAAACAAATCAGTAAATGCGAAATTGAGAACTGTATTCTCTATCACCAGgtataa